A DNA window from Massilia putida contains the following coding sequences:
- a CDS encoding acyltransferase family protein — MNPSPVQNPPAPSSRAPGLDLLRAVAIVVVMLYHLSSHGIDIACAGRHGWMGVDLFFVLSGYLIGWQLLRDVAAGRMPDWTGFILGRAWRILPAYLAVLALYLALPTWREAEAMPPVWQFLTFTMNVLPDHLTQRAYSHAWSLCVEEHFYLLLPLAVWLLGRRPDVLATAAGAAVLFGGGMLLRDWQWRHAVAPHMAPGGDMARAIAGYVGSIYSPTWTRLDGLLPACCWRPCAPSGRHGGRAC; from the coding sequence ATGAATCCCTCGCCCGTCCAGAATCCGCCCGCGCCGTCGTCCCGCGCACCCGGCCTCGACCTGCTGCGTGCCGTCGCGATTGTCGTCGTCATGCTGTACCACCTGTCCAGCCACGGCATCGATATCGCGTGCGCCGGACGGCATGGGTGGATGGGCGTGGACCTGTTCTTCGTGCTCAGCGGCTATCTGATCGGTTGGCAATTGCTGCGCGACGTCGCGGCGGGACGTATGCCGGACTGGACCGGATTCATCCTCGGCCGGGCGTGGCGCATCCTCCCGGCTTATCTCGCCGTGCTCGCGCTGTATCTTGCGCTGCCGACTTGGCGCGAGGCCGAGGCCATGCCACCGGTCTGGCAATTTCTCACGTTCACGATGAACGTGCTGCCCGACCACCTCACGCAGCGGGCGTATTCACACGCGTGGTCGCTGTGTGTCGAGGAACACTTTTATCTGCTGTTGCCGCTGGCCGTCTGGCTGCTCGGGCGCAGGCCAGACGTACTCGCGACGGCCGCCGGCGCGGCCGTGCTGTTCGGTGGCGGCATGCTGCTGCGCGACTGGCAATGGCGGCATGCGGTCGCACCGCATATGGCGCCCGGTGGAGACATGGCGCGCGCGATCGCGGGCTATGTCGGCTCGATCTACAGTCCGACCTGGACGCGTCTCGACGGCCTGCTGCCGGCGTGCTGCTGGCGGCCCTGCGCGCCTTCCGGCCGGCATGGTGGACGCGCCTGCTGA